A window of Aricia agestis chromosome 3, ilAriAges1.1, whole genome shotgun sequence contains these coding sequences:
- the LOC121740577 gene encoding DNA ligase 3, producing MSESTPFFIDRAKGSRASCKGCKGNCPSGELRIAKLVYSPYGENQQMKSWHHIDCLMNVLLKQRPTTKRIDSINDIGNWENISKEDQELVLKKINEMEKLYEQKNNGKYTAKVIKNEAVVKQKPPPEAEAAKTKETDDNKFSTFHKICQKIAKVDAYTEKTAVVNNFFTKGINGTFEGDIYLWCKLLLPQACKRIYNLKSKQLVKLFSRIFNTDQDDMLTHLEQGDVADTIQHFFSKSKSTVQPASESTLTIQQMEDFLEDLSKLTKEEEQIYHFKKIVKKCDLNDMKMLIRLIKGDLRINAGPKHILEGVHPDAYTAFQTSRDLTMVLQRVLPQNSGVKHKDLIHKNVQAKLSLMTPVLPMLAEACKSVEMAMKKCPNGMFSEIKYDGERVQVHKKGKEFKYFSRALKPVMAHKVSHFKDYLPQAFPKGDDLILDAEVLMVDVTTGKPLPFGTLGIHKQSEFKDASVCLYIFDCLYYNGEVLIDKPIKKRRQILHEIMVEIQNHVMFSEQQLIRKPADLANMIAKVLQLGLEGLVLKDLESTYEPGKRHWLKVKKDYLFDGAMADTADLVVLGAWFGTGKKGGMMSVFLMGCLDKRRNKWVTVTKVHTGHDDKTLERLQKELGPKMVKISGEYAKVPHWLDCNKGMVPDFIAADPKKQPVWEITGTELTKANLHTGDGISVRFPRVTRIRDDKDWETATNLDELRHLYKTSKEKTDVSLLNKLAETAAENDDSPPKKIKASPSKANTLDKFLVKDEKSPKSHKSKDKDKVSEKKRKRKTISSDSEDEIDTKETKVYIDSPSCSKNIKESPTSKSKDRTSDKKRKRKESTDSDNTIIDDSLETIIKKEVESPKEESPKVEKKIKLEKKIKTEVVDEEESPKKEKYIKHKKVRTKAESKEIIPDDEDYSEPENPLPDAFKDKRLGFYPDFISIPEEEGTHFERHWIAYGGEVVKSIKRMDVDFVVHNEDSIEFKQMLKLNRKVPEKVRHVSKTWLNECINSIQLINPKYYGVVLLP from the exons ATGTCGGAATCAACACCTTTCTTCATAGACCGAGCCAAAGGCAGTCGGGCGTCATGTAAAGGTTGCAAAGGTAATTGTCCTTCTGGTGAGCTTCGTAtagcaaaattagtttatagtCCATACGGTGAAAACCAGCAGATGAAATCATGGCATCACATAGATTGTTTGATGAACGTCCTGCTAAAACAACGTCCGACCACCAAAAGAATAGATTCTATCAACGACATCGGCAACTGGGAGAACATCAGCAAAGAGGATCAGGAGTTGGTGCTAAAAAAGATCAACGAGATGGAGAAACTTtatgaacaaaaaaataatggCAAATACACTGCGAAAGTAATCAAGAACGAGGCTGTTGTAAAGCAAAAACCGCCACCAGAAGCAGAAGCTGctaaaacaaaagaaacagATGACAATAAATTCTCTACATTTCataaaatttgccaaaaaattgCTAAAGTTGATGCATACACGGAAAAAACAGCAGTAGTAAACAACTTCTTTACAAAAGGAATTAATGGCACTTTCGAAGGTGATATTTATCTGTGGTGTAAATTGTTGCTACCACAGGCATGTAAGAGAATTTACAATCTAAAAAGTAAGCAGCTAGTGAAGTTATTTTCTAGAATATTCAACACAGATCAAGATGATATGCTGACTCATTTAGAACAAGGGGATGTGGCCGATACAATCCAACACTTCTTTTCTAAGAGTAAATCTACTGTACAACCAGCATCAGAAAGTACATTAACAATACAACAAATGGAAGATTTTCTCGAAGACTTGTCTAAATTGACTAAAGAAGAGGAGCAAATAtatcattttaagaaaattgTAAAGAAATGTGATTTGAATGATATGAAAATGTTAATCAGATTGATAAAGGGTGATTTGCGTATTAATGCCGGTCCAAAGCACATATTAGAAGGGGTTCACCCGGATGCCTATACTGCATTCCAAACCAGTAGGGATTTAACAATGGTCCTGCAGAGAGTTTTGCCGCAAAACAGCGGGGTAAAACATAAAGATTTAATACACAAAAATGTTCAAGCCAAACTCAGTCTTATGACACCCGTCCTCCCCATGTTGGCTGAGGCCTGTAAATCAGTTGAAATGGCTATGAAAAAGTGTCCAAATGGCATGTTCTCTGAAATTAAATATGACGGAGAAAGAGTGCAGGTCCATAAAAAAGGTAAGGAGTTCAAATATTTCTCCCGAGCTTTAAAACCTGTTATGGCACATAAGGTGAGCCATTTCAAGGATTACCTACCTCAAGCCTTTCCCAAAGGTGATGATCTCATACTGGATGCAGAGGTTCTGATGGTTGATGTGACCACCGGCAAACCATTACCTTTCGGAACCCTAGGCATTCATAAGCAGTCGGAATTCAAAGATGCATCAGTGTGTCTATACATCTTTGATTGTCTTTACTACAATGGAGAAGTATTAATAGACAAACCAATTAAGAAAAGACGGCAAATATTACATGAAATCATGGTTGAAATTCAAAATCATGTTATGTTTTCTGAGCAACAGCTTATAAGAAAACCTGCGGACTTAGCAAATATGATAGCCAAG GTTTTACAATTGGGCTTAGAAGGACTTGTTCTCAAGGATTTGGAGTCCACATATGAGCCAGGCAAAAGACATTGGTTGAAAGTGAAAAAAGATTATCTTTTTGATGGAGCTATGGCCGACACCGCTGATTTGGTAGTGCTGGGCGCATGGTTTG GTACTGGGAAGAAAGGTGGAATGATGTCTGTGTTTTTGATGGGCTGCTTGGATAAGCGGAGAAATAAATGGGTGACAGTCACCAAAGTTCATACGGGCCATGATGATAAGACTTTGGAGAGGTTACAAAAGGAGCTGGGTCCTAAAATGGTTAAAATATCCGGTGAATATGCCAAGGTACCGCACTGGCTCGATTGTAATAAAGGCATGGTACCTGATTTCATCGCTGCAGATCCTAAAAAGCAACCTGTGTGGGAAATTACAG GAACTGAACTTACAAAAGCAAATTTGCATACTGGAGATGGAATATCTGTAAGGTTTCCCAGAGTAACACGAATTAGGGACGACAAAGACTGGGAAACAGCTACAAATCTAGATGAACTTAGACATTTGTATAAAACATCAAAAGAGAAAACAGATGTGTCACTTCTGAATAAACTAGCTGAGACAGCCGCTGAAAATGATGATTCACCGCCAAAGAAAATAAAAGCTAGTCCATCAAAAGCAAATACCTTAGATAAGTTCCTTGTAAAAGATGAAAAGAGTCCTAAAAGCCATAAGAGTAAAGACAAAGATAAAGTCAGTgagaagaaaagaaaaagaaaaacaatttctTCTGATTCAGAGGATGAAATTGATACGAAAGAAACAAAAGTGTATATAGATAGTCCATCgtgtagtaaaaatattaaagaatctCCTACTTCCAAATCAAAAGATCGTACAAGCGACAAAAAAAGAAAGAGAAAAGAATCTACTGATAGTGACAATACAATCATTGATGACTCACTtgaaacaattattaaaaaggAAGTAGAATCACCTAAGGAAGAATCTCCAAAAgtagaaaagaaaataaaattagagaagaaaataaaaactgaGGTTGTGGATGAAGAAGAATCacctaaaaaagaaaaatacataaaacacaAGAAAGTTAGAACAAAGGCTGAATCGAAAGAAATAATACCAGATGATGAAGATTATTCGGAACCAGAAAATCCACTACCAGATGCATTCAAAGACAAGAGATTAGGTTTCTATCCAGATTTTATAAGTATACCTGAAGAGGAGGGCACTCATTTTGAGAGACATTGGATTGCCTATGGTGGTGAAGTGGTGAAGTCTATCAAACGCATGGATGTTGATTTTGTAGTTCATAATGAAGATAGTATTGAGTTCAAACAAATGTTGAAGCTGAATAGAAAAGTGCCTGAGAAGGTTAGACATGTCAGTAAGACTTGGTTAAATGAATGTATAAATTCTATTCAGTTGATCAATCCGAAGTATTATGGTGTAGTTCTGCTGCCCTAA